From the Mahella australiensis 50-1 BON genome, the window ACAGATAACGATACTATCGATATGAGTTTTTCTAAAGCGCATATCATGCATACGCCCGGGCATACTCCGGGCAGTATATGTATTCAAATGAGGGATTGTTTATTTACCGGCGATACATTATTTGCCGGATCTATAGGTCGTACCGATTTACCTGGTGGTGATGAACACGAGATGAGAATTTCTTTAAATCGTATTTTAACGAATATAGATGATAATACTATTTTATATCCTGGTCACGGTCCTTCGTCTACTATTAAGTATGAAAGGGTGAGCAATCCGTTTTTAACGGATATGGATCTGTAAACGAAATTAGAAGGTGGAGGTAAGGTTTATGAGCAAAGATGGGTTCGATGATCGATATAAAGATCTTACAGACGTAGAAGTTACTGAGGTGATGGATATGATAGAAGAAGGCATTGATGACAGAACCATAGCAGAACAATTTGACATAGACCCTGAAACGGTACGACGCTTGAAGAAAGATTTGGAAAAAGACATATAGAGGTTGACGCCATGCTATCTAAAATCTATAATTATATGTATAAAATCTTTTGGAGGTAAAGCATGGTGATAAATGCTCCTCGCGGCACTAAAGATGTGCTGCCTGATGAAATATATAAATGGCAATATGTAGAATCTTTCATACGGCACTGGACCGCATTATTCGGGTATAAGGAGATCCGTACGCCTGTTTTTGAGCATACCGAGCTATTTCAAAGGGGTGTGGGCGACACCACTGACATAGTGCAGAAGGAAATGTACACCTTTGAGGACAAAGGTAACAGAAGCATAACGTTGAAGCCGGAGGGGACAGCCGGTGTTGTTAGGGCATATATAGAGCATAAACTTTATGCTGAAGCCCAACCTATAAAACTGTATTATCTTTCTCCTATATTTCGGTATGAGCGTCCTCAGGCCGGCCGTTTAAGAGAGCATCATCAATTCGGTGTAGAGTCTTTTGGCAGCTATGGTCCTTCCATAGATGCGGAGATAGTGGACCTCGCTATGTCTTTATTGAATGATTTGGGATTAAAAGACCTTGAAATCCATATTAACAGCATAGGGTGTAAACAATGCAGGCCTGTGTATCATAAAGCGCTTATGGACTATCTGGCCGATCGTCTTGATCAGTTATGCGACACATGCCGTTCGCGCTACGATAAGAATCCATTGAGGATACTGGATTGTAAGGAGAAAGGCTGCCAGGCGGTATTGACTGATGCGCCTGATATCGTCGATTATCTATGCGATGATTGCAAAAAGCATTTTGACAGCTTTCAAGATTATCTATCGGCTATGGGTTATAAATATGAGATTGATCCTAGAATAGTGCGCGGACTGGATTATTATACGCGGACTGTGTTTGAAATATTATCTACCGATGAAAGGTCTCCAGGTACTATATGTGGCGGAGGCCGCTACGATGACCTGGTAGAGCAATGCGGAGGTCCATCGATACCTGGCGCAGGGTTTGGCATGGGATTGGAACGTTTGCTCTTGTGTATGGATAGCCAAGGCATTATTATACCTGTGCCAAAAGGGCCGGATTTGTTTATAGCAGCAGTGGGGGAGCAGGCATACCACTATTCGATAGGATTAGCGTCAATGTTGAGAAAACGCGATATATCTGTGGAGATAGATCATGTAGCTCGGAGCCTGAAAGGGCAATTTAAGTATGCCGACAAGCTTAAAGCCCAATATGTACTGGTTATAGGTTCTGATGAAATGGCCTCCGGTCATGTTTCATGCAAAAACATGAGTACAGGCCAAGAACAACGTATGGAACTTGATAATATTGCAGAGCGGCTGCATAGTTTATTGCATTAGGAGGAAATTTAATGGACGAGTTATTGGGAGGATTAAAGCGCACGCATATGTGCGGCCAACTGCGGCTCAGCGATGTGGATACAAGCGCAGTGGTTATGGGATGGGTGCAAAGGCGCCGTGATTTGGGCGGCGTTATATTTATAGATTTACGAGATCGGACCGGTATAGTACAGGTAGTATTTAATGAGATCTTCGATGCCGATGCTTTTGATAAAGCACAGGCGCTGCGCAACGAATATGTCATAGCAGTGGTCGGCGATGTGGTTCGTCGCTCGGAGGATACTGTAAATCCTAAAATAAACACCGGAGAAATAGAGATAAGGGCGCGTCAGCTCAAGGTCTTAGGGCGTTCTGAAACGCCGCCGTTTCCTGTAGAAGATGATATAAACGTGTCGGAGATACTGCGCCTTAAATATCGTTATTTGGACTTGCGCAGACCAGATATGCAGCGCAATCTTATGCTTCGTCATAAAGTATCTAAGATTACACGCGATTTCTTATCCGATGAAGGGTTTATTGAGGTTGAGACGCCTATGCTCACAAAGAGCACGCCTGAAGGCGCCAGAGACTATCTTGTACCCAGCCGTTTGCACCCAGGTTCATTTTATGCGTTGCCACAATCTCCGCAGCTTTTTAAGCAGCTTTTAATGATATCTGGCTTTGATAAATACTTTCAGATAGCTAGGTGTTTTAGGGATGAGGACCTTAGAGCCGACAGACAGCCTGAGTTCACGCAGATAGATTTGGAAATGTCTTTCGTCGATGTAGAGGACGTAATAGCGCTGAACGAACAGCTTATAGCCAGGATATTTAAGGACGCCATAGGCATGGATATATCATTGCCGCTCAAACGCCTTACATATAAAGAGGCTATGGAACGCTATGGTTCCGATAAGCCCGATACCCGCTTCGGCTTAGAGCTGAAAGATATAAGTGACATAGTACGATCGAGCCAGTTTAAGGTGTTTGCCGATGCAGTAGCTCACGGCGGTAGCGTACGCGGTATAAATGTGATAGATGGAGCTGATAAGTTCGCACGCAGGGAATTGGATGCATTGGTCGATTTTGTGAAGACGTTTGGGGCTAAAGGTTTGGCGTGGATAACCATTACAGCCGACGAATTAAAATCACCTATAACGAAGTTTTTAAGCCAAGATGAGATAGATGGTATACTTGGACGTATGGATGCCAAAGCAGGTGATTTACTTTTATTTGTAGCCGATAAAGATGAGGTAGTATTCGATTCGTTGGGCCAATTGCGACTGGAACTAGGTAAACGCCTTAACCTCATAGACGATAGCCGTTATGACCTTTTATGGGTAACCGAGTTTCCGCTTTTGGAATACAGCGAGGAGGAAAAACGCTATGTAGCCAAACATCATCCATTTACCTCGCCGATGGATGAGGATATATCGCTGTTGAATAGCGAACCGTGGAAAGCCAGGGCGAAGGCCTATGATATGGTATTAAACGGAAACGAGATAGGCGGAGGCAGTATAAGGATACACAGCACCGAACTTCAACAGAAAATGTTCGAAGTATTAGGCTTTTCAAAAGAAGATGCATGGGAAAGATTTGGTTTCTTGCTCAAAGCGTTCGAATACGGGGCTCCGCCGCATGGCGGCATGGCATATGGACTGGATCGCCTTGTAATGCTCTTGGCGGGACTGGATACCATACGCGATGTCATAGCCTTTCCTAAGGTGCAAAATGCTTCTTGTCCGCTCACCGAAGCACCGACGCCTGTGGACGAGAAACAACTAAGAGAGCTTCATATAAGGGTGCGGCAACAACAGTAATGGCAAATTATTGTTGTTGAAAACCGCTACATTTTGTGATATTATATAGTTGAACGACGGAGCAGAATAATTCCCTGCTGTGTGCGTGATGATATGGCGTTTCATATGAGCCAACGTATGAACGAAAGGGAATCCGGTCTCTGGATGTGGCATATACGCCTCATGACGAGGACATATAAAACATTCAGGAGGATACCCACCTGCTGAGGGCAGGTTCATTGAGGCCATGGACACGGCACGGTGGGGATGTATTGTGTTGTATGATAAGGCAGCGTAAGCTGCCTTTTTTATATATTATTTGCGGAAGGGAAGGATCATGCTTCATCCATTTTCACGCACTGAGCTTCTTATAGGCTCAGAGGCGTTAAATATACTTAAAAATAAAAAAGTAGCCATATGTGGGATAGGCGGTGTAGGCGGTTTCGCCGTCGAAGGGCTGATACGATCAAATATAGGCCGTTTTGTGTTGGTGGATGACGATACTGTTTGTTTGACCAACATTAATCGTCAAATCCATGCCACTCATAAAACTGTAGGTAGGCCCAAAGTAGAAGTTATGAAAGAAAGAATGCTGGATATAAACCCGAACGTAGAAGTGACAGCTATACAGCAATTCATTACTTCCGACAATGTGGACGGCATAATAAGCGATGATTTTGATTATGTGGTGGATGCTGTGGATACCGTATCGGCTAAAATAGCATTGGTGCTAGCCTGTAAACAAAAGAACATACCTATAATAAGTTGTATGGGTGCAGGCAACAAACTCGATCCCACAGCTTTTAAAATAGCCGACATATATGATACCTCCATATGCCCGTTGGCTAAGGTTATGCGAAGCGAGCTAAAAAAACGCGGCATCGACCATCTTAAGGTCTTATATTCCACTGAACCGCCTATTAAGCCACAGGGTTCTATAGAAGGAGATTCAAATAAACGCCAAATTCCGGGCAGTATATCCTTTGTGCCTTCTGTAGCGGGACTCATCATAGCCGGAGAAGTTGTAAAGGATCTCATAGGCTATAAATCGATGTAGCGACATAAATAATGTTGATATTGAGAAAACTATGCTATATAATATAAATATACCATACCCTATCAGGGTATATATGCGAGGTGATAAATTTTGGCGCATGAGCATATGAATTCGTATCAAGAGCAAAAGGATGATTTGCTCAATAGGCTGAAGAGGATCGAAGGCCAGGTAAAGGGAATACAAAAGATGATACAGGATGATAAATATTGCGTAGATGTATTGACGCAGGTAGCAGCCGCTAAGGCGGCTATAAATAAAGTCGGGGGTATGCTGTTAAAATCCCATGCGATGGGATGTGTAAAAGGTGCTGTATTATCCGATGATAAGGAAAAAAGCTCTGAAATGATTGACGAGCTGGTAGATGTGGTGTTAAAATTTATGAAGTGAGGGATATTTATGGCCGATGTAGAAGAAACAGGTGTGGTCTTGGAATTGAATGGTACACAGGCCAAGATAGGCATTCAAAGGTCTGATGCTTGCGATAAATGCGGTGCATGCCGGTTTGCCGACAGAAACCAGCAAATGATACTTACAGTGGATAATACTATAAACGCCAAAGTAGGCGATGAGGTCCAGATAGAGTTAGGAAGTGGCAGATTGTTGTCAGCCACCTTTATAATCTATGTTATACCATTGATAGCGTTGTTAGCAGGTGTAGCGCTGGGTTATTGGTTGGCAGGAGCTCTCGGCGCACAAAGCGGCGATATATACGGCGCTATAACGGGCATAGCCTTAGCTGCACTTTCCTTTGGCTTGATAAAGCTATTTGAACCGCGTATCAGAAAAAGTGGACGGTATATTCCGACCATAAAGCGTGTAATTTATAAAGATAAAAACGAGAAAGGAGACGGATTGTATGACTGATGACAATGTTATAACATTGACGGCGGATAATTTTGACGATGAGGTGTTGAAATCCGACAAACCGGTGCTGGTAGACTTCTGGGCTGCTTGGTGTGGACCGTGCCGCATGGTATCTCCCATTATAGATGAGTTGGCAGCAGACTATGCCGGTAAGATAAAGGTTGGTAAGGTCAATGTGGACGAACAACGCTCTATAGCTGAACGTTACCGTATAATGAGTATACCGACCATTTATCTGTTCAAAGATGGTCAGCCGGTGGATAAAATTATAGGCGCGAGGCCCAAAGCGGATTTTGAACGATTCATACAGCAAGCGCTGTGAATAGCCAGTTATCAAGTTAGGTGAATAGCCATAAATATAGGCTGGTGATAAGCCAGCCTATATTTATACCCTTGTAAATAGGAAGTACACTGACTATAATTATCATATAAGCGAATATGGAAGGAGTCCTTGAATGATAGACCTAAAAACTATATATGATACCGACCCCGAAGTAGCAAAAGCTATGGAGGATGAATTGAACAGGCAGAGGAATAAAATAGAACTGATAGCCTCTGAGAATTTTGTAAGCCCTGCTGTCATGGCAGCAGCAGGAAGTCATCTTACCAACAAATATGCTGAGGGTTATCCGGGTAAGCGCTATTATGGCGGATGCGAATACGTAGACGTAGTGGAAGATCTGGCTCGTGAGAGAGCCAAGACCTTATTTGGAGCCGAACATGCCAATGTGCAACCTCATTCTGGTGCTCAGGCCAATCTGGCTGTTTATTTTGCCCTTTTAAATCCCGGCGATACCATACTGGGAATGAATCTTTCACATGGCGGCCATTTGACGCATGGCAGTCCGGTCAACCTTTCTGGTAAATATTACAATATAGTGTCTTACGGCGTCAGGCGCGATACAGGTTACATAGACTATGATGAAGTTAGGCGCTTAGCGCTGGAGCATAAGCCCAAGCTAATAGTAGCTGGGGCAAGTGCTTATCCAAGGATTATAGAATTCGACAAATTTCGCAATATAGCGGATGAATCAGGTGCTTATCTGATGGTAGACATGGCCCACATAGCCGGACTAGTAGCTACCGGTTTGCATCCCAATCCGGTGCCTTATGCGGATGTGGTTACTACTACAACTCACAAAACATTGAGAGGCCCGCGCAGCGGCATGATATTGTGCAAGAAGGATTTGGCAGCGGCTATAGATAAGGCTATATTTCCGGGAACACAGGGCGGCCCGCTCATGCATATTATAGCCGCTAAAGCTGTATGCTTTAAGGAAGCGGCTACGCCATCTTTTAAAGAATATCAGAAACAGATAATAATTAATGCCGCAGCCATGGCCGATGCTCTTATGCAACGTGGATTTCAATTGGTATCGGGTGGAACCGATAATCATTTGATGCTGATAGACCTGCATAATAAGGGTATTACAGGTAAATATGCCGAAGAGCGTTTGGATAGCATAGGCATAACGGTCAATAAAAATGCAGTACCGTTTGATACCGAGAAACCGTTTATCACCAGTGGCATGCGCATAGGCACGCCGGCTGTGACGTCGCGCGGCATGAAAGAAACGCAGATGTCAGAGATAGCTGATATAATAGCCGAAGCTTTAAGCGATGACAACGCCGATTTAGGAGTGCTAAAAGCGCGTGTATCGGCGCTTTGCGCTCAATTTCCACTTTATGAAGATGTAGTTGTAAAATAGATGGGATGACCTTTGATGGATCTATTCGATTATAATAGAAACAAACAATTAAAGAAAGAAGCTCCTTTGGCTGAACGCATGCGACCTCGTACATTGGAGGAATTTGTAGGTCAGGAGCATATAATAGCTCCCGGTCGTATGCTTTATCGTGCTATAAAAGCGGACAGGCTTTCATCGGTTATATTCTATGGACCTCCCGGTACTGGCAAGACCACATTGGCTCGGGTTATAGCCAATACTACTAAGAGCCATTTTGAACAGCTAAGTGCCGTGACGGCCGGTGTGGCCGATGTCCGCAGGCTTATCGACGAGGCCAAACAACGATTGGGTATGTACGGTCAGCGCACTATACTGTTTATCGATGAGATCCATCGCTTTAATAAAGCCCAGCAAGATGCTCTCCTGCCTCATGTAGAGGCAGGTACCATTATACTGATAGGGGCTACCACAGAAAATCCGTATTTTGAAGTTAATTCAGCACTGTTATCACGCTCCACGGTTTTCGAACTTTACCCTTTGAAGGAGAAACATTTAAAGGAAATATTAAAAAGGGCATTAGCCGACAAGGATAGAGGGCTTGGCAATTATGCCATTGAAATAACAGATGATGCTATCGACCATATAGTGAATATGGCTGACGGCGATGCACGCAGCGTCTTAAATGCTCTGGAGATAGCCTTTCTTACCACACCGCCGTCCGATGATGGCATCATCCATATAGATCTGGGAGTAGCTGAGGAATGTATACAGCGTCGAGCTTTGCGCTATGATAAAGCGGGCGATAATCATTATGATACCATATCCGCCTTTATAAAGAGCATGCGCGGTTCGGATCCGAATGCGGCTGTATACTGGCTGGCTAAAATGATAAATGCCGGTGAGGATCCTAAGTTTATAGCCAGGCGTATCGTCATATGTGCTTCCGAAGATGTGGGCAATGCTGATCCGCAAGCCCTGCTTATAGCTATGGCGGCAGCTCATGCTGTGCAGTTCATAGGTATGCCGGAGTCTCAGATTATATTAACTCATGCTGCAACGTATGTAGCTTGTGCTCCTAAAAGCAATGCTACCGTTATGGCTATAGATAAGGCTTTGTCCGATGTAAAGAATAAGCGTGACACCGGCGTGCCCGATCATCTTAAGGATTCCAGCTATGATGGAGAGGGCAAATTGGGGCATGGTGTAGGATATAAATACGCACATGATTATCCGGAGCATTACGTAAAGCAACAATATCTTCCGGACAGTCTGATCGGTACCGTGTATTATGAGCCTAGCGACAACGGTTATGAAAAACATATAAAAGATTATTTAACGCATATCGGGATACGCACGTCTTCTGAAAGCTGACGTTCACCATTACACCTCTTTATTCATAATATGTAATTAGATCTTAAGGATCGGGAGGTGTAATAATATGAATAAGGTAATATCGGTCATAGGTGGCGATGACCGGCAGGTAGCGCTGCTCGATATCATAAATAAAAATGGTTTCGAGGTCCGTGTATACGGTTTTGATAAATTGTTGACCCTTCCATCAGAAGTGAAATCATATGATCGATTAGCGCCCGATCTATTTGATGTTGAGCTTATATTTATGCCTATACCGTGCAGTACTGATGGTGTTCATCTAAATGCTAGATACGGCGGTGAAGATATATATATAGCAGATATATTAAAACATATCAAGCCGGGAACGTTGGTCATAATGGGCAAAGCCGATATTAATATGATTAACGCGGCCATGTATGGCGGCTTTCATATAGCTGATATAATGACACGCGAGGATTTCGCTGTCTTGAATTCCATTCCTTCTGCTGAGGGAGCCTTACAGATAGCGATGGAGAATACCAGTATAACCATATGGAATAGCCGCTGCCTGGTTTTGGGTTTCGGCCGTTTGGGCAGTGTATTAACTAAACTCTTGATAGCGATAGGCGCTAAAGTGACGGCTACGGCCAGAAAGCCGGAGGATTTAGCGTGGATCAGTGCTTATGGCGCTGTTCCGATTCATACCTCTAAAATCGATAATGTTTTACATGAACAGGACATGATATTCAACACTATACCATCTGTGATATTGAAAGACGAGCAATTAGCCAAGATTAAAAATTCATGCCTTATTATAGATCTGGCATCATATCCGGGTGGCGTGGATTTTGCTGCAGCTAAGGAATATGGCGTAAAAACCATGTTTTGCCCAGGGCTGCCGGGTAAGGTAGCTCCCTTGACATCGGCACAGTTTATATGGGATACGGCAATGTCCATATGCAAGGAAAACGGTATTGAGGAGGCGAAATGCGATGAGCTTGACGGGCAAGAGGATAGGCATGGGCATGACGGGTTCATTTTGCACATTTGACAAGGTGCTTCCTCAAATACAGAAAATGGTCGATGTTGGCGCTGATGTGATACCTATTCTATCAAATGTCGTATCTACTGCTGATACAAGGTTTATGACCAGACAACAGTTGTTTGACGCACTGATAAATATAACTGGAAAACAGCCCTTGACGGCTATAACCGACGTAGAACCAATAGGGCCGAAAAAATTGCTGGATGTTATGGTAGTAGCTCCATGTACGGGTAACAGCTTGGCTAAATTGGCCAATGGAATAACCGATACGCCTGTGCTCATGGCAGTTAAATCTCATTTGCGAAACCAGAGACCGGTTGTGATAGCCATATCCTCTAATGATATATTGGGGAACAATGCCAGAAACCTCGGTGCTGTGCTTATAATGAAAAATGTATTTTTGGTGCCATTTCGACAAGACGATCCAGTTAAAAAACAAAATTCTGTCGTAGCCGATATGGACCTCATAATACCAGCAATAGAAGCAGCGCTGGAAAACAGACAATTGGAGCCGCTTATGCTGGCACCGGTCATATAACTCAAAAAGCCCTTTGGATGGTATCATTCAAAGGGCTTTTCGTATAATCCGCATTGTATAAAGGTATACTGATAAAAAGCCTAGCATTTAAGGAGAAAAATACTTGTATGAGTAATAATATAATTAAACAGGAAACGCCGCCACAACCACCCGAATCCATAGATAACAAGTCGGTTGCAGATATGGGCAATAACGGATTAACGGCCACGAGGGACAGCAATATACATTGCTTGACCATTATAGGACAGATCGAGGGACATATAGTTTTACCACCTCAAAATAAGACTACAAAATATGAGCATGTAATACCGCAATTGGTGGCTGTAGAAGAGAGCAGGGAAGTAGAGGGATTATTAGTCGTGCTTAACACCGTGGGTGGAGACGTAGAAGCTGGTCTGGCATTGGCGGAGATGATAGCCACATTGTCTAAACCGACGGTATCATTGGTGTTGGGCGGCGGTCACAGCATAGGCGTTCCTCTGGCGGTAAGCACTGATTACTCATTCATAGTACCGTCAGCCACAATGACCATACACCCCATTCGCATGTCCGGCATGATAATAGGGGTGCCTCAAACCTACGAATACTTTAATAAAATGCAGGACAGGATACTGCAGTTTATATGCGATCATTCTCACATAACAATAGATAAATTGAAGGAATACATGCTTAAAACAGGTGAATTGGCCAACGATATAGGAACGGTCCTGATAGGTGAAGAGGCTACTAGATGCGGCCTAATCGATGAAATAGGAGGGGTATCCAAGGCTATAATAAAGCTTAAACAATTGATAGATGAAAGGAAGCAGGCATGATGCTTTACACTATTATTCCTTTGGAAATAGTGTTCAAGGGTACAGAGGAAGGCGCGAAGATTAAAGAAAGGGAAATCATAAATTATAATGGCGTAGTTATGGAGGCCATACGCCAAAGCGACGGCAGGTACAGGATAGAGAGACTGTTGAGCACCGATCCGATGCTATATCTTGATGAGCATTTCCAGCCGGGCAGCATTATAACGCTCGTATAAAAACAGCAAAAATATAAACTCATACTGGAAATATAAACTGTGCGATGATATAATTAACCAGTAACAAGAATAATAGGTATGGTGGTTTATATTGGCGCAGAAGAAATATACTAAACGGAAAAATACTATAGATAATCGAAACCGCGAATGGATAGGCATAGGCATATTGGCCGTTGCGGCCTTTACCTTTGTAAGCGTATACACGCAAGCTGCGGGCATTATAGGTTCGCAATGGCGGGATCTGTGGTTTGCTGTCATAGGCATAGCGGCTTTCCTTTTGCCAGTAGCTATAGCTGTAATAGGAGTATTATTTCTCATGGATATGGGCAAGAGGGTGAACTATGCCCGCCTGTCCATGTTTACGTCTTTATGCGCCATGATATTAGGTCTGATACAGATTTGGTTTTTGCCCCAAAATACAGCCATAGATGCCTCGTTTTCCACGTATATCAGCAACGGAATAAGCAACGGTTTGATGGCAAAGGGTACAGGCTTTATAGGTTCGATCATCGCTTTTGTTTTAATACGTTTATTTGGTATAGCCGGTAGCTATATAGTAGCAATAGCTGCTGTAATTTTATTGCTTATGGCTTTAACGGGTTGGTCTGTCAGTGCGACGATAGCACATGTGGTTGGTAAATTAGCCGGTTTAAAAAAAACGGTCGTTCGAGAAGAACAACAAAGCGCTGAAGAGTCTGCGACTGTAAAAAATCGCAAAGCAGAAAATGCGCAAATAATGCCGCAAAATATACCTCCCGAGCAATCGGATATAAAAATCGTTGCCTTTCAGCAGAAAGAAGAGATAGGGATAGGTCATCCGAGCAAAATCACACCTAACACGGCCTATAGTTTTCCTTCTTTGGAGCTTCTGTCGGCTGCTAAGGGGCAACGTCAGACCAAGAGCAAGGACGATGTATTGAGCAGTGCCAAGATGCTGGAAGACACATTGGCCAGTTTCGGTATCAGCGCAAAAGTGTTGCAGGTCAGCGTGGGGCCGGCTATAACGCGATATGAGATTCAACCCGGTCCGGGCGTAAAGGTAAGCCGTATAATACACCTGGCTGATGATATAGCCTTGAACCTCGCAGCTCCTGAGGTACGAATAGAAGCGCCTATACCCGGTAAAGCGGCGCTGGGCATAGAGGTACCCAATGAAAATATATCGCCTGTATTGTTGCGCGAGGTATTGGAATCCAAAGAATTTATAAATCACCCTTCTAAGCTGGCGTTCGGCCTGGGCAAGGATATAGCGGGCAGAAACGTAATAGGCGATTTGTCCTCAATGCCACACCTTTTGATAGCAGGCGCTACAGGTTCAGGCAAAAGCGTGTGTATAAATGCGATTATAACCAGTATATTGTATAAAGCATCGCCCGAAGAGGTCAAGATGCTTATGATAGACCCAAAGGTAGTGGAATTAAGCCTGTACAATGGTATACCTCATCTGCTTATACCTGTGGTTACTGACCCTAAAAAAGCCGCCGGCGCATTGAACTGGGCTGTGCAGGAAATGACATCCCGGTATAAATTGTTTGCTGATAAGAGCACGAGAGATATATTCAGATATAATGAAATGGTTGCGCCCAAAGAGGCGCTGCCTCAAATCGTCGTCATAATCGACGAACTGTCCGATCTGATGATGGTGGCCCCAGGCGAGGTTGAGGATGCCATATGCCGATTGGCGCAGATGGCGAGAGCGGCCGGCATACATCTCGTTATAGCCACTCAACGGCCTTCTGTGGATGTTATAACCGGTGTCATAAAGGCCA encodes:
- a CDS encoding LuxR family transcriptional regulator, which gives rise to MSKDGFDDRYKDLTDVEVTEVMDMIEEGIDDRTIAEQFDIDPETVRRLKKDLEKDI
- the hisS gene encoding histidine--tRNA ligase, producing the protein MVINAPRGTKDVLPDEIYKWQYVESFIRHWTALFGYKEIRTPVFEHTELFQRGVGDTTDIVQKEMYTFEDKGNRSITLKPEGTAGVVRAYIEHKLYAEAQPIKLYYLSPIFRYERPQAGRLREHHQFGVESFGSYGPSIDAEIVDLAMSLLNDLGLKDLEIHINSIGCKQCRPVYHKALMDYLADRLDQLCDTCRSRYDKNPLRILDCKEKGCQAVLTDAPDIVDYLCDDCKKHFDSFQDYLSAMGYKYEIDPRIVRGLDYYTRTVFEILSTDERSPGTICGGGRYDDLVEQCGGPSIPGAGFGMGLERLLLCMDSQGIIIPVPKGPDLFIAAVGEQAYHYSIGLASMLRKRDISVEIDHVARSLKGQFKYADKLKAQYVLVIGSDEMASGHVSCKNMSTGQEQRMELDNIAERLHSLLH
- the aspS gene encoding aspartate--tRNA ligase — translated: MDELLGGLKRTHMCGQLRLSDVDTSAVVMGWVQRRRDLGGVIFIDLRDRTGIVQVVFNEIFDADAFDKAQALRNEYVIAVVGDVVRRSEDTVNPKINTGEIEIRARQLKVLGRSETPPFPVEDDINVSEILRLKYRYLDLRRPDMQRNLMLRHKVSKITRDFLSDEGFIEVETPMLTKSTPEGARDYLVPSRLHPGSFYALPQSPQLFKQLLMISGFDKYFQIARCFRDEDLRADRQPEFTQIDLEMSFVDVEDVIALNEQLIARIFKDAIGMDISLPLKRLTYKEAMERYGSDKPDTRFGLELKDISDIVRSSQFKVFADAVAHGGSVRGINVIDGADKFARRELDALVDFVKTFGAKGLAWITITADELKSPITKFLSQDEIDGILGRMDAKAGDLLLFVADKDEVVFDSLGQLRLELGKRLNLIDDSRYDLLWVTEFPLLEYSEEEKRYVAKHHPFTSPMDEDISLLNSEPWKARAKAYDMVLNGNEIGGGSIRIHSTELQQKMFEVLGFSKEDAWERFGFLLKAFEYGAPPHGGMAYGLDRLVMLLAGLDTIRDVIAFPKVQNASCPLTEAPTPVDEKQLRELHIRVRQQQ
- a CDS encoding tRNA threonylcarbamoyladenosine dehydratase, which translates into the protein MLHPFSRTELLIGSEALNILKNKKVAICGIGGVGGFAVEGLIRSNIGRFVLVDDDTVCLTNINRQIHATHKTVGRPKVEVMKERMLDINPNVEVTAIQQFITSDNVDGIISDDFDYVVDAVDTVSAKIALVLACKQKNIPIISCMGAGNKLDPTAFKIADIYDTSICPLAKVMRSELKKRGIDHLKVLYSTEPPIKPQGSIEGDSNKRQIPGSISFVPSVAGLIIAGEVVKDLIGYKSM
- a CDS encoding metal-sensitive transcriptional regulator, with the translated sequence MNSYQEQKDDLLNRLKRIEGQVKGIQKMIQDDKYCVDVLTQVAAAKAAINKVGGMLLKSHAMGCVKGAVLSDDKEKSSEMIDELVDVVLKFMK
- a CDS encoding SoxR reducing system RseC family protein — translated: MADVEETGVVLELNGTQAKIGIQRSDACDKCGACRFADRNQQMILTVDNTINAKVGDEVQIELGSGRLLSATFIIYVIPLIALLAGVALGYWLAGALGAQSGDIYGAITGIALAALSFGLIKLFEPRIRKSGRYIPTIKRVIYKDKNEKGDGLYD
- the trxA gene encoding thioredoxin, with protein sequence MTDDNVITLTADNFDDEVLKSDKPVLVDFWAAWCGPCRMVSPIIDELAADYAGKIKVGKVNVDEQRSIAERYRIMSIPTIYLFKDGQPVDKIIGARPKADFERFIQQAL
- the glyA gene encoding serine hydroxymethyltransferase, which produces MIDLKTIYDTDPEVAKAMEDELNRQRNKIELIASENFVSPAVMAAAGSHLTNKYAEGYPGKRYYGGCEYVDVVEDLARERAKTLFGAEHANVQPHSGAQANLAVYFALLNPGDTILGMNLSHGGHLTHGSPVNLSGKYYNIVSYGVRRDTGYIDYDEVRRLALEHKPKLIVAGASAYPRIIEFDKFRNIADESGAYLMVDMAHIAGLVATGLHPNPVPYADVVTTTTHKTLRGPRSGMILCKKDLAAAIDKAIFPGTQGGPLMHIIAAKAVCFKEAATPSFKEYQKQIIINAAAMADALMQRGFQLVSGGTDNHLMLIDLHNKGITGKYAEERLDSIGITVNKNAVPFDTEKPFITSGMRIGTPAVTSRGMKETQMSEIADIIAEALSDDNADLGVLKARVSALCAQFPLYEDVVVK
- a CDS encoding AAA family ATPase; protein product: MDLFDYNRNKQLKKEAPLAERMRPRTLEEFVGQEHIIAPGRMLYRAIKADRLSSVIFYGPPGTGKTTLARVIANTTKSHFEQLSAVTAGVADVRRLIDEAKQRLGMYGQRTILFIDEIHRFNKAQQDALLPHVEAGTIILIGATTENPYFEVNSALLSRSTVFELYPLKEKHLKEILKRALADKDRGLGNYAIEITDDAIDHIVNMADGDARSVLNALEIAFLTTPPSDDGIIHIDLGVAEECIQRRALRYDKAGDNHYDTISAFIKSMRGSDPNAAVYWLAKMINAGEDPKFIARRIVICASEDVGNADPQALLIAMAAAHAVQFIGMPESQIILTHAATYVACAPKSNATVMAIDKALSDVKNKRDTGVPDHLKDSSYDGEGKLGHGVGYKYAHDYPEHYVKQQYLPDSLIGTVYYEPSDNGYEKHIKDYLTHIGIRTSSES